One Mycolicibacterium parafortuitum DNA segment encodes these proteins:
- the ilvD gene encoding dihydroxy-acid dehydratase: protein MPSGPAETPDIKPRSRDVTDGLERTAARGMLRAVGMTDDDWGKPQIGVGSSWNEITPCNMSLQRLAQSVKTGVHAAGGYPLEFGTISVSDGISMGHEGMHFSLVSREVIADSVETVMQAERMDGSVLLAGCDKSIPGMLMAAARLNLASVFLYNGSIMPGVARLTDGSEKEVTIIDAFEAVGACARGLMSREDVDIIERAICPGEGACGGMYTANTMASAAEALGMSLPGSASPVAIDKRRDEFARRSGEAVVEMLRRGITARDILTKEAFENAIAVVMAFGGSTNAVLHLLAIAWEAEVELTLADFTRIGQKVPHLADVKPFGAYVMKHVDEIGGVPVVMRALLDAGLLHGDCLTVTGETMAENLAHIEPPDPDGKVLRAMNNPIHPTGGITILHGSLAPEGAVVKSAGFDSDVFEGTARVFERERAALDALEDGTITHGDVVVIRYEGPKGGPGMREMLAITGAIKGAGLGKDVLLMTDGRFSGGTTGLCVGHIAPEAVDGGPIAFVRDGDRIRLDVANGTLDILVDEAEFESRKAGFEPLPPVYKTGVLAKYTKLVRSAAVGAVCN from the coding sequence ATGCCCTCAGGACCTGCCGAAACCCCGGACATCAAACCCCGCAGCCGCGACGTCACCGACGGGTTGGAGCGCACTGCGGCGCGCGGCATGCTGCGCGCGGTCGGAATGACCGACGACGACTGGGGCAAGCCCCAGATCGGCGTCGGGTCGTCGTGGAACGAGATCACCCCGTGCAACATGTCGCTGCAACGGCTGGCGCAATCGGTCAAGACCGGTGTGCACGCCGCGGGCGGCTATCCGCTGGAGTTCGGCACCATCTCCGTCTCCGACGGAATCTCGATGGGCCACGAGGGCATGCACTTCTCGCTGGTGTCGCGCGAGGTGATCGCCGACAGCGTCGAGACGGTGATGCAGGCCGAGCGTATGGACGGGTCGGTGCTGCTGGCCGGTTGCGACAAGTCGATCCCCGGCATGCTGATGGCCGCCGCGCGCCTGAATCTGGCGAGCGTCTTCCTCTACAACGGCTCGATCATGCCCGGCGTCGCGCGGCTCACCGACGGCAGCGAGAAGGAAGTCACGATCATCGACGCCTTCGAGGCGGTCGGCGCATGTGCGCGCGGGCTGATGTCGCGCGAGGACGTCGACATCATCGAACGCGCGATCTGTCCCGGTGAGGGCGCCTGCGGCGGCATGTATACCGCCAACACGATGGCCTCGGCGGCCGAGGCGCTGGGAATGTCGTTGCCGGGCAGCGCATCCCCGGTGGCCATCGACAAGCGCCGCGACGAGTTCGCCCGCCGCTCGGGCGAGGCGGTGGTCGAGATGCTGCGCCGCGGCATCACCGCCCGCGACATCCTGACCAAGGAGGCGTTCGAGAACGCGATCGCGGTGGTGATGGCGTTCGGCGGGTCCACCAACGCGGTGCTGCACCTGCTCGCGATCGCATGGGAAGCCGAGGTCGAGCTGACGTTGGCGGACTTCACCCGCATCGGCCAGAAGGTGCCGCACCTGGCCGATGTGAAGCCGTTCGGCGCGTACGTGATGAAACACGTCGACGAGATCGGCGGGGTGCCGGTGGTGATGCGCGCGCTGCTGGACGCCGGTCTGCTGCACGGTGATTGCCTGACCGTGACGGGTGAGACCATGGCGGAGAACCTCGCCCACATCGAGCCGCCGGATCCCGACGGCAAGGTGCTTCGGGCGATGAACAACCCGATCCACCCGACCGGCGGCATCACGATCCTGCACGGGTCGCTGGCCCCCGAGGGCGCGGTGGTCAAGTCGGCCGGGTTCGACTCCGACGTGTTCGAGGGCACCGCACGGGTATTCGAGCGGGAGCGGGCCGCACTCGATGCGCTGGAGGACGGCACGATCACCCACGGCGACGTCGTGGTGATCCGCTACGAGGGCCCCAAGGGCGGGCCGGGCATGCGCGAGATGCTGGCCATCACCGGTGCGATCAAGGGCGCCGGGCTGGGCAAGGACGTGCTGCTGATGACCGACGGCCGGTTCTCCGGCGGGACGACCGGGCTGTGCGTCGGACACATCGCGCCCGAGGCCGTCGACGGCGGACCCATCGCGTTCGTGCGCGACGGGGACCGGATCCGGCTCGACGTCGCCAACGGCACGCTGGACATCCTGGTCGACGAGGCCGAGTTCGAGTCGCGCAAGGCCGGTTTCGAACCGCTGCCGCCGGTGTACAAGACCGGGGTGCTGGCCAAGTACACGAAGCTGGTGCGCTCGGCGGCGGTCGGCGCTGTGTGTAACTAG
- a CDS encoding LysR family transcriptional regulator — protein sequence MELRQLRYFVTVADELNFGRAAERLRIAGPSLSQQIKALERDLKVALFDRDRRSVELTPAGSALLPRARALIAQADELRRHALGLSSSDPIRIGYVQWCPTDWAERAAEVAQLRVDTWVMPSHAQAARVADGSLDLAICWVERKDLRELSLDARLVGADRLYAVSFGRDGGPVAACDVTVLLDADEAGWSSWNRYAGQFADATGARVEHVEDGGVTGSTFYDHVRRLRRPVLNNPKGQNDSIPAGLIRRPVQHPTPMWTWSLVWRRDEPNPLVHNVVDALSAGVDGSPVTAPGMWLPADDPHRAAPA from the coding sequence GTGGAGTTGCGACAGCTGCGCTACTTCGTCACGGTGGCCGACGAACTGAACTTCGGGCGGGCCGCCGAACGGTTGCGCATCGCGGGTCCTTCACTGTCCCAACAGATCAAGGCGCTCGAGCGCGACCTGAAGGTGGCGCTGTTCGACCGTGACCGGCGGTCGGTGGAGTTGACGCCGGCCGGCTCCGCGCTTCTCCCGCGTGCCCGCGCCCTGATCGCACAGGCCGACGAGTTGCGTCGCCATGCGCTCGGCCTGTCGTCCTCAGACCCGATCCGGATCGGCTATGTGCAGTGGTGCCCGACGGACTGGGCGGAGCGAGCGGCGGAGGTCGCCCAGCTCCGGGTGGACACCTGGGTGATGCCGTCGCACGCGCAGGCCGCCAGGGTTGCCGACGGCAGCCTGGATCTCGCGATCTGCTGGGTCGAGCGAAAGGATCTGCGGGAGTTGTCACTCGACGCCCGACTGGTCGGTGCCGACCGCCTCTACGCGGTGAGCTTCGGGCGCGACGGCGGTCCGGTCGCCGCGTGCGACGTCACGGTGCTGCTGGACGCCGACGAGGCCGGCTGGTCGTCGTGGAACCGCTACGCCGGGCAGTTCGCGGACGCGACGGGCGCGCGGGTGGAGCACGTCGAGGACGGCGGGGTGACCGGATCCACCTTCTATGACCATGTCCGCCGGCTGCGGCGCCCGGTGCTGAACAATCCGAAGGGGCAGAACGATTCGATCCCGGCCGGCCTGATCCGTCGGCCGGTGCAGCACCCCACACCGATGTGGACCTGGTCGCTGGTGTGGCGGCGGGACGAGCCGAACCCGCTGGTACACAACGTCGTCGACGCGCTCTCCGCCGGTGTGGACGGCTCGCCGGTCACCGCGCCCGGGATGTGGCTTCCCGCCGACGACCCGCACCGCGCGGCGCCGGCCTGA
- a CDS encoding YbfB/YjiJ family MFS transporter, whose translation MHLHRSHLHIACGAAGLAAAMGIGRFVYTPIVPFMTAQAGLAPGGTGLLATANYLGYFAGALAGSLLPRLVRTVTTWRSALTVNVAALAVMPVARDVLTWAVIRAVAGFASAVLFVIAVDWMLDHARGRSAQLPGWGFGGVGLGIALSAGMLLLLPVTGWRAAWWVSAALAAATGAVAWRMRAARAPASSAASATGRPRTWFLVLLVCYSLEGVGYIIAGTFLVAAIGQASPGPLGNAAWLVVGLAAAPSAALWAMAGTRWSRPALLVVALLVQAAGICLPALLGGAAPALIGAVAFGGTFIGVSTTALAAGRDLAFPGAVALLTAGYSAGQVLGPLLVNPVVHHGYRSALLVSAAVVALSALTAAWLRSGCAELRPAPRGAGRRREATSRAR comes from the coding sequence ATGCACCTGCATCGGTCACACCTCCACATCGCCTGTGGCGCCGCGGGGTTGGCGGCGGCCATGGGTATCGGCCGGTTCGTCTACACCCCGATCGTTCCGTTCATGACCGCCCAGGCGGGCCTCGCGCCGGGCGGCACCGGCCTGCTGGCGACCGCGAACTACCTGGGCTACTTCGCCGGCGCCCTCGCGGGTTCACTGCTCCCCCGGCTGGTCCGCACCGTGACGACGTGGCGCTCCGCCCTGACGGTCAACGTCGCCGCCCTCGCGGTGATGCCGGTGGCGCGCGACGTCCTCACCTGGGCGGTGATCCGTGCGGTCGCCGGCTTCGCGAGCGCGGTGTTGTTCGTGATCGCCGTCGACTGGATGCTCGATCACGCCAGGGGGCGGTCGGCGCAGCTGCCCGGCTGGGGTTTCGGCGGAGTGGGCCTGGGCATCGCGCTGTCGGCCGGGATGTTGCTGCTCCTGCCCGTCACCGGGTGGCGGGCGGCCTGGTGGGTGTCGGCCGCTCTGGCTGCCGCGACCGGTGCCGTGGCGTGGCGGATGCGCGCCGCGCGCGCACCTGCGTCCTCGGCGGCGTCGGCGACCGGGCGCCCGCGGACGTGGTTCCTGGTGCTTCTCGTGTGCTATTCGCTTGAGGGGGTCGGCTACATCATCGCCGGCACGTTCCTGGTCGCCGCCATCGGGCAGGCTTCTCCGGGACCGCTCGGCAACGCGGCGTGGCTGGTGGTCGGTCTTGCCGCCGCGCCGTCGGCGGCGTTGTGGGCGATGGCCGGCACGCGCTGGTCGCGGCCCGCGCTGCTGGTGGTCGCCCTGCTCGTGCAGGCGGCCGGAATATGCCTGCCGGCGTTGCTCGGTGGCGCGGCACCGGCATTGATCGGCGCGGTGGCGTTCGGTGGCACGTTCATCGGCGTGAGCACCACGGCATTGGCCGCGGGACGAGACCTGGCCTTCCCCGGCGCGGTGGCGTTGCTGACCGCCGGATACTCCGCCGGGCAGGTCCTTGGTCCGTTGCTCGTGAATCCTGTTGTCCACCACGGCTACCGCAGCGCACTGCTGGTGTCGGCGGCGGTGGTGGCGCTCTCGGCGCTCACCGCCGCGTGGCTGAGGTCGGGTTGCGCCGAACTCAGGCCGGCGCCGCGCGGTGCGGGTCGTCGGCGGGAAGCCACATCCCGGGCGCGGTGA
- a CDS encoding SgcJ/EcaC family oxidoreductase gives MAAAQIVSAVMDEWKAGIDHHDPGRVAGVFTEDAVFQGLRPYGVGRPAVAAYYASQPAGMTVDYRLLESRRLTDQSATGYLSATFSYPDRADVVLAIGVTLVRQDGHWLVAQYQASASAPPRMATD, from the coding sequence ATGGCTGCCGCACAGATCGTCTCCGCGGTCATGGACGAGTGGAAGGCCGGGATCGACCACCACGATCCCGGCCGGGTGGCCGGTGTGTTCACCGAGGACGCGGTGTTCCAGGGCCTGCGCCCGTACGGCGTGGGCAGGCCGGCTGTCGCCGCCTACTACGCCTCCCAGCCCGCGGGGATGACGGTGGACTACCGCCTTCTCGAAAGTCGCCGCCTCACCGACCAGTCCGCCACCGGATATCTGTCGGCGACGTTCAGCTATCCGGACCGCGCCGACGTCGTGCTGGCGATCGGGGTCACCCTCGTCCGGCAGGACGGCCACTGGCTGGTCGCGCAGTACCAGGCGTCGGCGAGCGCTCCTCCTAGAATGGCGACGGACTGA
- a CDS encoding SDR family NAD(P)-dependent oxidoreductase: MTSTPRVALITGASQGIGAGLVAGYRKLGYAVVANSRTIEPGDDPMVLAVPGDVAKHGEGRRVFDAAIDRFGRIDTVVNNAGIFIAKPFADYTDEDYDAITGVNLRGFFEISRAAVARMLDQGDGGHLVTISTTLVEHANAAVPSALASLTKGGLNAASRALAVEFGSRGIRSNAVSLGIIRTPMHQPSEYAGFEALHPLGRVGEIDDVVDAVLYLEGAPFVTGEILHVDGGQSAGR, translated from the coding sequence ATGACCTCAACCCCGCGCGTCGCACTCATCACCGGCGCATCACAAGGAATCGGCGCCGGCCTGGTCGCCGGATACCGCAAGCTCGGGTACGCGGTGGTGGCCAACTCCCGCACCATCGAACCCGGTGACGACCCGATGGTGCTGGCCGTCCCGGGCGACGTCGCAAAGCATGGCGAAGGACGACGCGTGTTCGACGCGGCGATCGACCGCTTCGGGCGCATCGACACCGTCGTCAACAACGCGGGCATCTTCATCGCCAAACCGTTCGCCGACTACACCGACGAGGACTACGACGCCATCACCGGGGTGAACCTGCGCGGCTTCTTCGAGATCTCCCGGGCCGCGGTGGCCCGGATGCTCGATCAGGGTGACGGCGGCCACCTCGTCACGATCTCCACGACGCTCGTCGAGCACGCCAACGCGGCGGTACCGTCGGCGCTGGCGTCGCTGACCAAGGGTGGCCTGAACGCCGCGTCCCGTGCCCTCGCCGTCGAGTTCGGCTCGCGCGGAATCCGTTCCAACGCTGTATCTCTCGGCATCATCCGCACGCCGATGCACCAACCGTCGGAGTACGCGGGGTTCGAGGCCCTGCATCCCCTCGGCCGTGTCGGCGAGATCGACGACGTCGTCGACGCCGTCCTGTACCTCGAGGGCGCGCCGTTCGTGACCGGCGAGATCCTGCACGTCGACGGCGGCCAGAGCGCGGGCCGCTGA